A single region of the Lotus japonicus ecotype B-129 chromosome 4, LjGifu_v1.2 genome encodes:
- the LOC130712162 gene encoding uncharacterized protein LOC130712162, with protein sequence MNWDDSACREEFDNAKKRFWASMNDLPCDIPLPDPNIYIDDIDWNSIVDPEFVLDLEKDGKNPIEEQQGEKVLIPGGFTLLNQSCSGSGWGIGEAHMPKYIECVSSAQVNRHQNNIVNPGTQYYTPYYAHYHATKKHAWGWDQREHNRRYTYEMGRGAGLNMKTRYEDNREEEKITWHKAPEYPDKINYQIGSKRQNNGGGRGNFAYYHPLGCNAPNA encoded by the coding sequence ATGAATTGGGATGATTCTGCCTGTAGAGAGGAATTTGACAATGCAAAAAAGAGGTTTTGGGCATCGATGAATGACCTTCCTTGTGACATACCTCTGCCTGATCCTAACATTTACATTGATGATATAGATTGGAATTCAATTGTTGACCCTGAGTTTGTTCTAGACTTGGAAAAAGATGGCAAAAATCCTATTGAGGAACAACAAGGTGAGAAGGTTTTGATTCCGGGTGGTTTTACCCTTTTAAACCAATCATGTTCCGGTAGTGGATGGGGGATAGGTGAAGCTCATATGCCAAAATACATTGAATGTGTTTCTAGTGCTCAAGTTAACCGACATCAGAACAACATTGTAAATCCTGGGACACAATATTATACTCCTTATTATGCTCATTATCATGCTACTAAAAAGCATGCTTGGGGGTGGGATCAGAGGGAGCACAACCGGAGATACACCTACGAAATGGGTAGAGGAGCTGGTTTGAATATGAAAACAAGGTATGAAGATAATAGAGAGGAGGAAAAAATAACATGGCATAAGGCCCCAGAATATCCTGATAAAATTAACTATCAAATCGGCAGCAAAAGGCAAAATAATGGAGGTGGGAGGGGAAATTTTGCTTATTACCATCCTTTGGGGTGTAATGCACCTAATGCATGA